TGGGATCCGCAGTCGCTAACCGATTTAAGAGACAATATCAAACATCTTGATATGGTGGTTACTGAATCTTTCTTTATTAAGAACGGAGCCGACACACTGATCGACCAGGTCAATGTAGATGCAATGAAGGTAATCGGTAAACATAAAAAGGTCGCTATTGCAATGGTTTCCAATTTTAGTGTGGATCGTTTTGACGGTAACGCTATTCATAAATTATTGCAGAATAAACCTTTGCAGAACAGGTTTATTGATAATCTGATTAAATCCCTGAAAAAATACGGATTTCACGGTGTGAACATAGATTTTGAAGAAATCAAAGAGAAAAGTGATGAACCTCTAGCTGCATTTCAGAAAAATCTGTACGAAAAATTACATGCACAAAATTTGATTGTTACCCAGGATATATCTCCTGAAAATGACGATTATAACCTTCCTGTACTGGAAAAATATAATGACTATGTATTCATTATGGCTTATGATCAGCATAGTGAAAGCAGTAATGCCGGCGATGTTTCCCATCAGCAATGGGTAGAAGAGCAGCTGGATAAAATCTGTGCAAAAATATCCTCTGAAAAGGTTATTCTGGCGCTGGCCTGTTATGGTTATGACTGGCCGGATAAGGATGTAGGAAAAAATGTAACTTATCAGCAGGCTATTGCTAATGCAAACAGATATGGCGGCAAGATTAAGTATAATCCTGTTTCAGCAAACCTGAATTATAACTATACAGATGAATCAGGCCTGCATCACCAGGTGTTTTTTACGGATGCGGCAACCAACTTTAATCTGATCAGAAAGGCAGATGACTGGGACGTGGCCGGTATCGCCATCTGGCGGATGGGGGCAGAAGACCCCAGATTATGGACCTTCATCTCTAAAGATCTGAGTATAGATTCGGTAAGAAAAAGTGGTGTGGATTTGAAGAGACTGACCCATATTGGTTTAAATGACAGGATTGATTATTCTGGTGAAGGTGAAGTACTGGATCTGGTTTCAGTTCCAAAACAGGGTAAAATTGATGTTGTTCTGGATACGCAGAATTTTGTCATTGCCAATCAGACCTATGTAGATTTGCCGACCAAATACAGTATCCGCAGATATGGACATGCGGAGAAAAAAATGGTACTGACTTTTGATGATGGACCTGATCCGATTTATACGCCTCAGATCATAGATATTCTGCAAAAAGAAAAAGTGCCGGGTAGTTTCTTTGTCGTTGGTATCATGGCAGAGCAGAATATGGAACTGCTGTTAAAAGAATTCAAGCTGGGTTATGAAATTGGTAACCATACCTTTTTTCATCCGGATATGTCAAAGGTTGGGCCCGAGAGAGTAAATTTTGAACTGAATGCAACCAGAAAACTAATTGAATCAGTTACCGGACATAGTACGATATTATTCAGACCTCCGTTTAATGCTGATGCTGAACCTTCTACTTCTGCAGAGATTTTACCTGTGGCACAGAGCAGGGAGCAGAACTATATCAATATAGGAGAGTCCATTGACCCTCAGGACTGGCAGCCGGGTATCACTGCAGACCAGATTTTTGATGCAGTAGTTAAACAGCAGGATAACGGAAACGTACTGCTTTTACATGATGCAGGCGGTAATCGTGCGGCAACAGTTGAGGCTTTACCCAGAATTATTAAATATTTCAAAGCTAAGGGCTATGAATTCGTAACCATAGGTAATCTGATTGGTAAGAAAAAAGAAGAACTGATGCCTCCGGTAAGTGCTGGCGGAAACAGCTTTATCACCTCAGGTAATGCATTATTCCTGAATGTATTTTCTTATGGAACTTTAATTCTGAATTTCGTTTTTATCCTGGCGATTATTCTGGCTATGCTAAGAAGTATTTTTATAGCTATCCTGGCTGTTAAACAGAAAAGAGCCAGTAAAAAAGATGCCTTGCTGTTACTGAAAGATCCGGAAATGAAGGTAAGTATTATTATTCCTGCCTATAATGAGGAAGTAACAGTGGTACAAACTTTAAACAGCTTACTGAAAACTACTTACAGGAATACAGAATTTATTTTTGTAGATGATGGTTCTGCTGACCGTACGGTAGAACTGGTCAATGAACATTTCAGTCATCTGCCCAATATCAAAATATACACTAAACCCAACGGCGGTAAAGCATCTGCTTTAAATTTTGGTATTGCCCGTTCTGAGGCTGATTTTGTGATCTGTATCGATGCAGATACCCAATTGAAAACTGACGCAATTTATGAACTGATGCGCTATTTCTACGATGATGAAATAGCTGCAGTGGCCGGTACTGTAAAAGTTGGAAATAAGATTAACCTGATTACCAACTGGCAGTCTATTGAATATATCACTGCTCAGAATATGGACAGAAGAGCATTTGATATACTCAATACCATTACCGTTGTACCTGGAGCAATCGGTGCGTTCAGAAAACAGGTGATTCAGGAAGTAGGTGGTTTTACTACTGATACACTGGCTGAAGATTGTGATCTGACCATGCGTATCCTGAGAGCTGGTTATACTGTAAGAAACTGTGACACAGCAATCGCTTATACAGAGGCTCCGGAAACGGTAAACATGCTGCTGAAACAACGTTTGAGATGGAGTTTCGGTGTGATGCAGAGTTTCTGGAAAAACAGAAAGACGCTCTTAAATAAAAAGTATGGTTATTTTGGAATGGTAGGGATGCCGAATATTCTGATTTATCAGATTATACTGCCTTTATTTTCGCCCCTTGCCGATTTCTTTATGGTTCTTTCCATCATTACGGGACTGTTTTCTTTATCTTCCGTGAATTCGCTTACGCTGGAAGGCATGGGAAGTCTTTTAAGCCTGGATAATGGATTCGGGCAGGTATTCTTTTTCTACTGCCTGTTTATCCTGGTGGATCTGTTCTTTGCCGGTATAGCATTCAGAATGGAAAAAGAGCCGTATAAAAAACTGATTTATATTATCCCGCAGCGTTTTTACTGGAGACAGCTAATGTACCTGGTTTTATTCAGATCAGTACGAAAAGCATTAAAAGGTGAACTGGAAGGATGGGGCGTTTTAAAACGTACCGGAAACGTAAAAGAACAAGCTTAAACCCCGCAGGTTTATAAAAAAACACACACATTAATAACATTATAAGAAAGAATAATAAGATGACTAACGATAACGCAAAACAGATATTTAAAGATTTTAGTGAGTTCTATTCAAAAGCGGTTGAGCCTTTGAAAGCTGCCAATCCTATTTTTGTAAGACTGGATGGTAAGATTAAAGGAGATACCCGTGTAATTTTCGCTTATTTCCTTTATCAGGATAAAAAGTGGAAAGTTAATGCAGATACTCATATTGACAGATTGAAAATTGCTTTTGATCTGGCAGCTAAAGGAGAAGATCCTTTTGTAATCAAAACCTTAAGAGATAATAAAGGTGAATACCTGGCTATCAAAGGACAGCCGGTTAGAAACAGCAAAATCTATATTTACGCTACCGAAATTAAATAACATTCAAACCCGCAAAAGCGGCTGTGTAAACTGAAATGCCCCCTTAAAGTGTTTGACTGACAGGGGGCATTTTTTTTGATTTAATCTTTCATCAGCAGCTCAGGCCGATGTTATGGAGCCCGGGTTTTCCCCTTAACTGTTAGATACTTTTCATCAGGACTTCAAGCTGAAGCGGTGGTGAAGGTTGGGGTTGTGCAACACAGGAAGTTAGTGCGTTAGTGATTTTTGCTTGCAAATCTGCAGGGATACTTGCGGGGAAATTTCCTCCATATGGTGCTAGTATAGCACATCATGCTAAGCTTTCAGGGGTTTCGGTTTTCCCTTCGAAACTAATTTTCATTGGTAACTAGTTTAAAGCTAGGTGTTTGTGCGCCGGACTGGCAGGGTCATATATCACTAAAATAGTTGAACAGAAAGATTTTTATCTGCTTAGGAATGCGCTTTGTTTTTTCTGAGTTCTATGACTGTGATTTCAGGCCAGATACCAATTCTGCCTGAAAAACCGATGAAACCAAAACCTCTGTTAATATTTAGGACTCTTCCGTTTTCAGATTTTATACCTGCCCAGTGTGCATAACGGTATTTGACCGGGCTCCATTTGATACCAAGTGCTTCCAGACCAAACTGCATACCATGGGTATGGCCGGCAAGCGTAAGATGTACTTTGTTACGGAAAACTTTTACCTGTTCTTCCCAGTGACTTGGATCATGTGATAAGAGAATCTTAAAGTCATTGTCAGCAGTACCATTTAAAGATTTCTTCAGGTCACCTCTTTCCCCAAAACCCAGTCCCCAGTTTTCAACACCGGCCAAAATGATCTTCTGATCATCCTTTTTAATTTCCACATGGGTATCGAGTAATAAATGGAAACCCAGTTCCTGGTGGTAAGTTTTCAGCTGTTCAAGATTGGCTGTTTTCTCCGCATCATTTTTCCATTTAATATAATCGCCATAATCATGGTTACCTAAAACAGAGAACTGTCCGTAAGGAGCTTTGATTTTTGAAAAATAACTGATCCAGGGTTTTATCTCTTCAGCCTTATTATTTACCAGATCACCTGTGAACACAAATAAATCTGCCTTTTGCTGATTGATCAGGCTGATACCTCTTTGCACTGCAGTCGGATTATTAAAACTACCGGCATGGACGTCAGAAATCTGAGCCAGTTTAAAACCTTCAAATTTTTCTGGCAGATCATCAAAATATAAAACGTGATGAATAACTCTGTAATTGTATTTTCCGAAGATCATTCCATAAACAAACAGGAATACGGTAAGCAGGAACATCAGAAATGACACTTCTACCCAATAGATGTTTCTTGGGTGTCCGGTAAATATTCTGGGTACATCACCTATAAACAGGAAAACTGATAATACGACCTCAGCGGCAAACAGTGTAAGGAGTAAATGACTTGAAATTTTGAAAAACCAGTCCATACCGTGTGCATCCATTCTTCTGATGGCTAAAAACAGAGAACCAATGGCAGCTATAATAAATAAGCAGAATACCGGAGTAACAAAGCCGGAAGAACTCAGACTTTGCAACCCTGAAAGTACATACCAGTTCAATAAAAAAATAAAAGCAGCAAAAAGTACAAAGGGCAGCAGGTTGATTTTTCTTTTCATAATCTGCGCTAAATATATATAATTTCTAATCAACCAGATGCCAGTATTGTTGCAGACTATTTGTTTATGTCATTTCTATAACAGACAGGCCATAAGAAGATAAATCAGAGTAGTGTCAGTGATCTATGTTGGTATAGGGTTGGTATACCCCTGGGGTATACCAACCCTATACCAACATAGATCACTGACTTAACTTAAACATCTCTTCGAATTACTCAGAAGGGGGTAACCTCGAAGTATCCTCTTTTTCCCATACGGATTCTGACAGGGCCGGATATTTTCAGCAAACCATAAGAATCGGTCATTTTATGATCGTTAACAGCTACACCACCACTATCAATTAATCTTTTCAAAGCAGAACGGCTTTCATCCTTACGGAGAAAGGCACATAAATCCAGTAAATTGAGCTGATCATGGTCTCTGATCAGCTCAGCTATACTGACCACCGTGAAATTTTTCTCCTGAAATGATCTGCTCTGGAATTGTTGCGCAAAGTATTGTGCTGCATTTATGGCATCCTGTTCTGTATGGTATTGTCTGATGACATTGCCGGCAATGATCTTTTTCAGGATCATAGGATTTTCTCCGTTATTCAGTTTCTCCATCCAGTGCTGTCTGGTGGTCTGATCAAAATCTGTCACCAGCTCCAGGTATTCCGGTATAACCTCATCAGGAACAGACATCATTTTACCAAATATCTCATTAGGCTCATCAGTCAGCCCGATAATGTTATTTAATGATTTACTCATCTTTTCTTTTCCATCAAGACCTTTGAGCAAAGGCATACACATCACCACCTGAGGAGGGAATCCTTCAGCTTCCTGTAGTTGTCTGCCCATCGTACAATTAAATAACTGATCGGTTCCGCCCATTTCAATATCTGCCTGAATTTTTACAGAATCAAGCCCCTGCAGAACAGGGTAGATCAGTTCATGCATCGCTATTGGTAAATTCTGCTGAAAGCGTTTGCTAAAGTCTGTTCTGTGCATAATCTGAGCAACGGTGATTTTTGACAGCAGCAGAATCGTATCAGATAAATTTAGTTTTTCAAGCCATTCAGCGTTGTAGGTTATTTCACATCTGTTGATATCCAGGATTTTGGAAAGCTGGTTCACATAGGTCTGCGCATTCAACATGATAGCCTCCCTGCTTAGCGGAGGTCTTGATTTGTTCTTTCCTGTAGGATCTCCGATTCTTGCTGTAAAGTTTCCAATGACAATGACAATACGGTGGCCCAGGTCCTGAAAAGTCTTTAGTTTTTTCAGTACTACGGCATGTCCAAGATGCAGATCAGGAGCTGTAGGGTCAAAACCGAGCTTAATGATCAGTTTGCGGTTCTCCTGTCCGGCAAGTTTAAATTTTTGTTCCAGACCATTTTCGGGCAGGATAATTTCAACATTTTCTTTAATCGTTTTCATTTGATGACTGGGGTTAAAACAAAAAAGCCCGAATGTAATACATTCGGGCTTTTTCAATATTTGAGGTGTTTTTATTTTAAGAAACAAGCGCATATCGATCCCGAACCATTATGTAGTAATAATAGCTGTAGAAAGAATAGGATAATATGCTGATCAGTGAATTCATCATGGATGATATAGCGTAAAGGTAATTAAAATTTATAACTGTATCCAACTCTGAAAACCTGAGTTTCATAATAATCTGTGCTCCGCATCCGGAAGCCATTTCCGGTTATATCCCTTTGTATATTCAGGGTATTAAACAAATCTGTTGCGTTGAAAAACAGCTCTCCTGAGCCTTTCTGTATCGTTTTTTTAATTCCCAGGTCTACGGAATATCTGGCTGAGATCCTGCCTTGCGGGATAAGATCAGGAGCCAGATAAAGACCTGTCAGCTGTGCCTCGATCTTGCGGGGAAGATGAAATAAGCCATTGATTTTCAGATTTCCTGAAATCAGCTTTTGCTGCTCAGCAGTATAAATCACCGGGACGGGATACTTGTTCTCCACCTGGAAAGCATTAATGGTATTCTGATAGATATTGGCATTGGCATTAACCGATACCCATTTGGCAAGATCCTGTTTCACAATTAATTCAATTCCTGAATTATAACTTCTTCCGGCATTCTGAAATACATTATAAATCAATGTGCTGCCAGGTGCCTGTGTGGCTATTCTGGTTATAGTTCCATCAGTAATCCGGTGATAGAATGCTGAATACAGGTAACCTTTATTCCAGTTGTTTTTGTATCCCAGTTCTAAACTGCTGGTGAACTGCGGGCGTAAAGCAGGGTTCCCGACTTTGATGACTTCAGGTTCATCATATTTTGGAAATATCCTGATGTCTACCTCATTTGGACGGTCAACCCGTCTGTTATAAAATAAAGAGATTTTGTTTTTATCATCCAGTTTATAGGCCAGTCTTAAATTAGGAAAGGGTCTTGCATAATCATAACCTTCACTTTTATAGGTATTATGATCCGGGTTTACTTTATAATCCACTTTCACATATTCAACTCTTAATCCGGCTTCGAGTTCAAATTTATTGCTTTCATAGACGTAATTCCCGTATAAGGCCGGAATCGTTTCACTATAATCTGCCCAGCCGCCTGCGTTGACATCTATAGGAGAGTTTAACCCCGGAAAGAACTGCATATTGACAGGAATTGTTCTTCTGCGGAATTTTAATCCGCCCTCAATTCTGCCATGTTTCAATGGACGTACATAGTCGATATTTAAATCTGCCACCTGTTCGTCTGAGAGTAATTTAAAGGAATCTTCACCGGTATAGGCGGGCATTATATTGGTGAAAAAGTATTTTTCATCTTCCCGGTGAAAGGTATAATTAAAACTCGCATTCAGCACATGTCCGGGTTGTTTAAAATTATGCTGATAAATGGCAGATGCTGCAGCTGTATATTTTACTTCATCTTCTAAAAACCGCCATAACCGGCTGCGTACAGATAAATCCTGATTAAAATAGGGAATATCTCCACGATCAGTGATCTTTTCCCTATTAAAAAGCCCGGTAACAGTTAAGGTATTCTGATCGTCGATGTTCCAGTCCAGGCCGGTTTTGGCTGTGGCAAAAGTGGTTATGCGGTTACGTTTTACCTGCTGCCTGATCGTTTCTCCAGTATCATAAATTCTTTCGGCAAATTCGTTTCTGTTAAGTGTCTGCGTATATAACCAGTCACCCTGAAAGAAGGCATTGACTTTATTTTTGCGGTAGTTCAGCGATAACGAAGGATTGATCTTTGGTGTATTTTGGTACTGAGGACGAATACCGGGCAGGTTTTCTTTCTTTTGCCACAATGCACCCAATCCGGTACTGAGACCAATTTTTCCGTTAAAACCTTCCTGTTTGTTTTTTTTATAGATAATATTGATAATCCCGGCATGACCATTGGCATCAAATTTTGCAGATGGATTATTAATGATTTCAATTCTTTCGATAGCCGATGCAGGAATATTATCTAAGCCGGTCTGAGCTCCAAATCCGGTGATGGCCGTTTGTTTTCCATCAATCAGGACGGATACTTTATCACTGCCTCTGAGTTCCAGTTTACCATCCTGTGTGGTTGATACCCCGGGCAGGTTCTTCATGACCTGCAGGACAGATCCGCCACCCTGACTGATATTATCTGCTACAGTAAAGGTCTTCTTGTCCATTTGATTGCTGATCCCGGCAGTCTGCTGACCTGAAATTTTAATTTCATTCAGCGTGTTGGGAGCTTCCTCGAGTTCTATGTGGCCAAGATCCAGAAAAGGGCTCAGGCTGCCGGCCAGCACAGGCAGGTAGCTGGTCTTAAAACCTATATAGGAAACACTAAGCAGATAGGTTCCTGCATTTACTTCGGCGAGTTTGAACCGGCCTTCTGCATCACTGACTGTTCCTGCTACAAAGACGCTGTCTTTGCTTGTTTTCAGGAGTATATTTCCAAAAGGGATAGTGGTTTTGGTTTTTGAATCCCTGATTACCCCAGAGAGGGTTACTTTGCTGTCTTGTTGTGCCGATCCCCAAAAGGGTAAAAACAGGAATAGGGCAAATAGGTATCTGGTGTGCTTCATCATTTTAACTTTGTTGATTATTATGAACAAAGTTTCAATATGAATTAGGATAAATATTGGATTTTAGAACGTGACGGTAAAAATATGCTGATTGTTACTGAAATTATAAGTTATCTGCCACTGATATAGTTCGCAGATCTGTTTAATAATAGCGAGTCCGAGGCCACTGCCTGGCGTTAACACAGAAGTTGTACTAAAGCGTCTGAATAGTTTCTCCTGCTCAAGCGCATGGGAGCCGCTATTGATTATGGTCAGTTGTTTCTGATTAAGTGCTGCAGTAATTTCTCCTCCGGTGCTATTATGTCTGATGGCATTAATCAATAGATTATTGATCAAAACCTCAACCAGTACCGGATTGGCTTCAATCATGAGCGTACCCGTTATATTTTCATGCAGCGTTAATTGTCTGGAACCGAGGTGCTCGGTTAATATTCCAAGCATATCTTTCAGTAGCACAGCAAGGTTTATTTGCTCATAATCTGCAAACTGATGATTCTCAATTCTGGCCAGCAATAAGAGATTTTTGTTAATACGGTTAACTCTGGTCAGGGCAGTATTAGCACTTTCTACAATTCCGAACTGTTCTTCAGTCAGCGCCGGATGCTGAAATAACAGATCCAGTTTTGACTGTACAATAGCCAGTGGCGTTTGTAATTCGTGGGATACATTTTCAGTAAATTCTTTCTGCTGTTTATAGACATTCACATTCCTGATCAGCAATTTGCTCAGACTATCATTTAGTTCATTGAATTCCTGAATATTGCTGGGCTTAAAAGATATTTCCTGATCAGCATTTAACCGGAATGATTTTAATACGTCCAGTGTGAGATAAAAAGGATGCCAGATTCTTGAAGATATTTTTTTGATCAGAAAGATGAACCCGCCAAGCAGCAGCAGGAAAAAGAAGATAGCAGCAAATGAAATAGCCATCACGGTTTCATCAGCTTCTTCCATATTGGTCTCTATAAGCAGCCGGTAGTGTTTATTGTTGATTCTTACACTGGTGGATAAACTGCGAAACTGTTCGCGATCCTGCAGGAAATCATCAAAACGTATGGTCGTATAAACACTGTCTTTGATCAGCGAATCAGTAGGGTGGGATGTCAGGATAAAACCCGGCTCTATCTTATTCCAGATATTGATGGTTTGCTCTACTGTACTGTCAGGCAGATTGAGCCTGGCTAATCTCGACTCAATTTTATCCCGCAGTACATATTGGTGTTTATCAAGCTCGTTTACCCAGATCCGGTCTACAATAAAGTAATAGGCAGGGATACTCAGCAATAAGACAATCAGTGCATAGATGGCCAGAGGTTTCAGACTCTGATTAAGTAATCTGTTCATATTTCCCATTTATATCCTGTTCCATAAACTGATTTTAAGTAATGACCTGCACCTGCATCATTGAGTTTCTTTTTGAGGTTTTTGATATGGGAATAGACAAAGTCATGACTGTCAAGCATATCGGCGATATCTCCGGAAAGATGTTCTGCCAGCGCATTTTTAGAAATAACGCGGTTCTGATTTCCGATGAAGTAAAGGAGCAGGGCATATTCTTTTTTGGTCAGGTTAATCAAGGTGTCATTGACCTGAACTGTTTTGGCTAAAATATTGATCTTTAGTTTATTCTGCTCAATAATATTAGCATTGGTAAATTGTTTTCTGCGAATAACTGAAAATACCCTGGCTGATAATTCGGGCAGGTGAAACGGTTTGGCCAGATAGTCGTCTGCACCAATCTGCAGACCTTTAATCTTATCGTCCAGTGAGTTTCTGGCCGAGATGATGATCACTCCGTCCTGTTTTTGCTGGCTTTTTAATTCTTCCAGGATCTGCATGCCATCGCCCCCTGGCAACATCAGGTCCAGCAGAATACAATCATAATGATACAGATTGATTTTGTTGATGGCCTGGTCAAAGTTCCGGGCAATTTCACAGACATAGTTTTCTCCTGAAAGATAGGTTAATATACTTTCGGCCAGTTCGGTTTCATCTTCTATGATCAGCAGCTTCATCAAACGAAGATAGACTACAATTCTGTATTCTTTTTGGAGAAAATAAATTTTTGGCTAATCAGAGAAATTGGAAACT
This portion of the Pedobacter lusitanus genome encodes:
- a CDS encoding glycosyltransferase, whose product is MPEKQIFQTSKKSRWITFQWVIRMLFIVFIIASACVAYTLLSNHYPNLPIINSTATLSKKQIEEIKKSKTYSDFRISKKKLLQIQEHQKLNRLKHPNNKARINAGFYVNWDPQSLTDLRDNIKHLDMVVTESFFIKNGADTLIDQVNVDAMKVIGKHKKVAIAMVSNFSVDRFDGNAIHKLLQNKPLQNRFIDNLIKSLKKYGFHGVNIDFEEIKEKSDEPLAAFQKNLYEKLHAQNLIVTQDISPENDDYNLPVLEKYNDYVFIMAYDQHSESSNAGDVSHQQWVEEQLDKICAKISSEKVILALACYGYDWPDKDVGKNVTYQQAIANANRYGGKIKYNPVSANLNYNYTDESGLHHQVFFTDAATNFNLIRKADDWDVAGIAIWRMGAEDPRLWTFISKDLSIDSVRKSGVDLKRLTHIGLNDRIDYSGEGEVLDLVSVPKQGKIDVVLDTQNFVIANQTYVDLPTKYSIRRYGHAEKKMVLTFDDGPDPIYTPQIIDILQKEKVPGSFFVVGIMAEQNMELLLKEFKLGYEIGNHTFFHPDMSKVGPERVNFELNATRKLIESVTGHSTILFRPPFNADAEPSTSAEILPVAQSREQNYINIGESIDPQDWQPGITADQIFDAVVKQQDNGNVLLLHDAGGNRAATVEALPRIIKYFKAKGYEFVTIGNLIGKKKEELMPPVSAGGNSFITSGNALFLNVFSYGTLILNFVFILAIILAMLRSIFIAILAVKQKRASKKDALLLLKDPEMKVSIIIPAYNEEVTVVQTLNSLLKTTYRNTEFIFVDDGSADRTVELVNEHFSHLPNIKIYTKPNGGKASALNFGIARSEADFVICIDADTQLKTDAIYELMRYFYDDEIAAVAGTVKVGNKINLITNWQSIEYITAQNMDRRAFDILNTITVVPGAIGAFRKQVIQEVGGFTTDTLAEDCDLTMRILRAGYTVRNCDTAIAYTEAPETVNMLLKQRLRWSFGVMQSFWKNRKTLLNKKYGYFGMVGMPNILIYQIILPLFSPLADFFMVLSIITGLFSLSSVNSLTLEGMGSLLSLDNGFGQVFFFYCLFILVDLFFAGIAFRMEKEPYKKLIYIIPQRFYWRQLMYLVLFRSVRKALKGELEGWGVLKRTGNVKEQA
- a CDS encoding metallophosphoesterase, which codes for MKRKINLLPFVLFAAFIFLLNWYVLSGLQSLSSSGFVTPVFCLFIIAAIGSLFLAIRRMDAHGMDWFFKISSHLLLTLFAAEVVLSVFLFIGDVPRIFTGHPRNIYWVEVSFLMFLLTVFLFVYGMIFGKYNYRVIHHVLYFDDLPEKFEGFKLAQISDVHAGSFNNPTAVQRGISLINQQKADLFVFTGDLVNNKAEEIKPWISYFSKIKAPYGQFSVLGNHDYGDYIKWKNDAEKTANLEQLKTYHQELGFHLLLDTHVEIKKDDQKIILAGVENWGLGFGERGDLKKSLNGTADNDFKILLSHDPSHWEEQVKVFRNKVHLTLAGHTHGMQFGLEALGIKWSPVKYRYAHWAGIKSENGRVLNINRGFGFIGFSGRIGIWPEITVIELRKNKAHS
- the tyrS gene encoding tyrosine--tRNA ligase yields the protein MKTIKENVEIILPENGLEQKFKLAGQENRKLIIKLGFDPTAPDLHLGHAVVLKKLKTFQDLGHRIVIVIGNFTARIGDPTGKNKSRPPLSREAIMLNAQTYVNQLSKILDINRCEITYNAEWLEKLNLSDTILLLSKITVAQIMHRTDFSKRFQQNLPIAMHELIYPVLQGLDSVKIQADIEMGGTDQLFNCTMGRQLQEAEGFPPQVVMCMPLLKGLDGKEKMSKSLNNIIGLTDEPNEIFGKMMSVPDEVIPEYLELVTDFDQTTRQHWMEKLNNGENPMILKKIIAGNVIRQYHTEQDAINAAQYFAQQFQSRSFQEKNFTVVSIAELIRDHDQLNLLDLCAFLRKDESRSALKRLIDSGGVAVNDHKMTDSYGLLKISGPVRIRMGKRGYFEVTPF
- a CDS encoding TonB-dependent receptor domain-containing protein: MMKHTRYLFALFLFLPFWGSAQQDSKVTLSGVIRDSKTKTTIPFGNILLKTSKDSVFVAGTVSDAEGRFKLAEVNAGTYLLSVSYIGFKTSYLPVLAGSLSPFLDLGHIELEEAPNTLNEIKISGQQTAGISNQMDKKTFTVADNISQGGGSVLQVMKNLPGVSTTQDGKLELRGSDKVSVLIDGKQTAITGFGAQTGLDNIPASAIERIEIINNPSAKFDANGHAGIINIIYKKNKQEGFNGKIGLSTGLGALWQKKENLPGIRPQYQNTPKINPSLSLNYRKNKVNAFFQGDWLYTQTLNRNEFAERIYDTGETIRQQVKRNRITTFATAKTGLDWNIDDQNTLTVTGLFNREKITDRGDIPYFNQDLSVRSRLWRFLEDEVKYTAAASAIYQHNFKQPGHVLNASFNYTFHREDEKYFFTNIMPAYTGEDSFKLLSDEQVADLNIDYVRPLKHGRIEGGLKFRRRTIPVNMQFFPGLNSPIDVNAGGWADYSETIPALYGNYVYESNKFELEAGLRVEYVKVDYKVNPDHNTYKSEGYDYARPFPNLRLAYKLDDKNKISLFYNRRVDRPNEVDIRIFPKYDEPEVIKVGNPALRPQFTSSLELGYKNNWNKGYLYSAFYHRITDGTITRIATQAPGSTLIYNVFQNAGRSYNSGIELIVKQDLAKWVSVNANANIYQNTINAFQVENKYPVPVIYTAEQQKLISGNLKINGLFHLPRKIEAQLTGLYLAPDLIPQGRISARYSVDLGIKKTIQKGSGELFFNATDLFNTLNIQRDITGNGFRMRSTDYYETQVFRVGYSYKF
- a CDS encoding sensor histidine kinase — translated: MNRLLNQSLKPLAIYALIVLLLSIPAYYFIVDRIWVNELDKHQYVLRDKIESRLARLNLPDSTVEQTINIWNKIEPGFILTSHPTDSLIKDSVYTTIRFDDFLQDREQFRSLSTSVRINNKHYRLLIETNMEEADETVMAISFAAIFFFLLLLGGFIFLIKKISSRIWHPFYLTLDVLKSFRLNADQEISFKPSNIQEFNELNDSLSKLLIRNVNVYKQQKEFTENVSHELQTPLAIVQSKLDLLFQHPALTEEQFGIVESANTALTRVNRINKNLLLLARIENHQFADYEQINLAVLLKDMLGILTEHLGSRQLTLHENITGTLMIEANPVLVEVLINNLLINAIRHNSTGGEITAALNQKQLTIINSGSHALEQEKLFRRFSTTSVLTPGSGLGLAIIKQICELYQWQITYNFSNNQHIFTVTF
- a CDS encoding response regulator transcription factor, with the translated sequence MKLLIIEDETELAESILTYLSGENYVCEIARNFDQAINKINLYHYDCILLDLMLPGGDGMQILEELKSQQKQDGVIIISARNSLDDKIKGLQIGADDYLAKPFHLPELSARVFSVIRRKQFTNANIIEQNKLKINILAKTVQVNDTLINLTKKEYALLLYFIGNQNRVISKNALAEHLSGDIADMLDSHDFVYSHIKNLKKKLNDAGAGHYLKSVYGTGYKWEI